The Solanum lycopersicum chromosome 2, SLM_r2.1 DNA window TTTGTAATGAACGGTTGATAGGAACAAAGTGGGTCCAAGGAAAAAATTGAAGCAAAAGTATATTAGTTATGATAAGGATAGATTAAAAGTGAGTGTTGAGTGGGGGCATATGTAATAACTGAAACCTTACGCGTCAGGAACTTGTTTTAATTGTTGGTGCGCTTTACACGCGACACATTGCTTTTTATTATGTCATTCCTctttttcacttaaaaaaaaaaaaaaattgagcgTATTTTTTAATtcgattttaatttatatttatattttttattttgaaaaagatattttagatatttaattttatataaaattaaacaagttgATATTTTCCATTTCGAGTTTAATATGTGtaaaaaagtaaaagttttTAAGTGAAGTATAATTTGGCATAATACATTAACGTGATGCTTCAACAGATAGCTATGCATTTAGTCTCCACAGATAAGCACTTAAACTTGTgcaaaattgaacaagtagacagaCATGTCCTATATGACATAATATATGTAGGACGTAAAAAATTGTCATGTaagatgaatatatttatttgttcagttttatacaaatttaaatatctacttTGTGCATAGGTCATAGTTACTAACTGAGATCTAATTAGAAGTTCTGCTTATGTATTATTTACCATCGACTCTATTACTGGGATTAGTCGGAGGTGTTGATTTTATACGCTTTGTAACATGGAAGCATATCTCACAATGCCAAAAAGTTGCAACATATTTTTCTAATGTTTACAGAAAATAACACTTGGATGGATTGATGCAAAAGAATGTCATGTACTGGATTTATGGGAtaataaattttggaaaaataacttaaatacataattataagtttagtattttttaattttttctttctttttaaatattacataaatctcttttttttagttttagtagAAGTTTAGAGATACATAGTCTTCTCTCTCTTATAACACACACTTACCCAATATCATGCttattttttctccactaaaacATTTAATCTTCTAaatcactttttgaattttaaattattaattttaattaaaaacgttTCACgacatttaatatgaaatttggaatttcaaaatttaaaaaatttaaaatttctgaaAATTGGACCATTGTTCTCtggttcttcttcttattcCATCATCCGTAtatagttcttcttcttcttcttaatccattatttgttctaattttcttattttttttcttcttattcattgCTATATTACATCAGCCGTCTCTaggtcttctttttcttcaaactCCATCATccggttttttttttttgttcattgttcTATTACACCATATTAATAGATTCTTTTACTAATAGAAGGATTTATGATTCGGCcgatgaaaattggaaagaaaatagaaaaagtctttgcatgatcctatgaatgttcggaaggattcaaacaaagattttGGCGAATCATCTAAATCAAAGGTTGAcaaaatacacacaaaaaaaagagagaaaagaagcaGCAACCATTGttattgaaattagtaaaaattttagtaAAGGAATCTCATATgtatcatgaatttttgaaaattgttatcatgtatcagacaataagtttaatacacAAGTACTCAGTGTGATATAGTGTGTTAgtcgatgcattgatacatgaattagatgtatatcatatgatttcctatgtatcaagagttttttaaaattgttatcatgtatcagtcaataagtttaataattgtgccatcaagtgtgcttgctgatacatatCGATGCAGTGTGTTATAGTGtttagacgatgcattgatacatgaatttgatgtgtatcatatgattttctatgtatcacgagtttttgaaaattattatcatgtatcagtcaataagtttaataacttgaTGTTTATAAAAATGTCttcaaactagatgatataatcttgaattttcaaaatttgaaattgttcaATTACGTGTtgaattaaggaaaaataacttaaatacacaactataatttttatattctctaattttccctactttttttaaatattacataattccttttttttagtgtaattttttagatacattacactctctctcctataatacacatttaccaattttaatgcctgttttttctccattaaaacactcaacctcttaaattagtttttgaattttaaattttatccatttaaacactcaaccttttaatcagctttttgattttgaattattaaatttaattaattttaaataaaagaccaaattttgaaattttgaatttcaaaattcaaaaaatcagGAAGCAGGATAGCTTTCATATCTTTCTACCGTTTTGTTCTTACTTCCATATCTTTTGCTTACACACCAAAAACATAAGAACCAGTGCGTCTTGCCTTAGAAGAAGTTAAGGTGATAAAAACAAGTAGACAATCTTCATCTCATCCCAATACATTCTCCAGTTACCACTTCcccttcctcttcctctagcaTCAACTTTGCATAAGGCCAAACAGGACTCAAAGAGTTAAAGTTTGTTAGGCCTACATTGTCTCGGGTTAGTATTTTGGTACTTAAAactgttgttgaaattagtaaaatttttaaGGAATCTAGTGTGCTTGCCGATACATTTGAataagtgtgtatagtgttttagatggtgaattgatacatgaatttgttgtgtatcataacattttatatgtatcatgaaattttgaaaattgttataatgtatcattcagtaagtttagtaaatgcgtcatcaactgtgcttgatgatacatatagaatcagcGTGTACAGTGTTTAGTCAAttcactgatacatgtagtagatatgtatcacatgttttgcatatagtatgaatttctgaaaattgatatcatgtatcagtaaggtattagttgtttagttgatgtactgatacatgttttgaaaattgttataatgtatcattcactacgTTTAATAAATGCGTCATCAACtgtacttgatgatacatatagaatcagtgtgtatattgtttagtcgatgtttctgatacatgtattagatacGAAATTGAATCTCCAGCAACGATTCCGtcgattttgtaactttcattctgcaattcgttcacccaaattccggaatgtctcatcaaaatcgaagtattcatcttgaaaaatccactgtaacaacaataaaattactgtagttcgaaatttaacaaattgttcaaaaaaattattttcaaaatagatgatataatctttgtttttcaaaatttgaaattaatatccaattaagtgctgattttatgttgattaatgaTATGTTACCGTAAATTTAGCTGTTTTATTAACAACATTAACTGTACcgttttttcccctttttttctcaacagtttaaaattaccatgtatcatttaccatgtatcactagagtctaaagtatcacggctcaacaaatttaagggatttttttgtaaataccaAATTTGTGGGAACagaatgaaattattgaattacagtatgggattccttaaatttttacttgaATTAATGCTTATTAATGAACTGTTACCGTAATTTAAGCTGATttagataacaaatttaaatgttccatttttccccttttaatcttaacagttttaagttactgtgtatcatttaccatgtatcacaacATACTAATGTATCACGCTACaacaattttaagaaattattagtaaatactaaatttgtcgagacagaatgtaattattatattacacTATGGAATTCCTTaaatttgaatctcaaaatgCGTAGACACCTATACGATGGAGTGGGCTAACGATTGGGCCACATTAGCGTTTATATGGATCCTTTATATGGTCCATTAAAAAATGGGCCACAATTTGGAAGCCTAACTAATCAAAAATGCGTATGGCTTGTCGGTAggattttcaaattataaagtGACAAAGATTTCAACGaggaattcaaaattaaaaaagtaaacaTTTGATAAGagttaaaaagtttaaaatctatttgtttttgttaatatatataacctatagtattatttatttatttattcgatTTAATAAAATGTTTCATTAAATGGTTCAATTTGTTATATATGTGCCCTCAATTTATATAGTAAATCATTTGGTGTATAGAGTTTACATTTAAACAGAGAAGATTAAATAGTTACTTCTTATAATAATTAGTTCTTATAAGTTAAAAGTTATTGTTCACAATTATTATAGATGGAAATTTGGACAATTCATCGGAAAGATTGTAGCACgagattaaatgtaatttttcttaattatgaaaatgatatagTTCTAACTTTCCGTGCTAGTGCATTTTATATGCATTAAACAGAATCTAGTAGAGATAAATGTTTTAGATTGATcgataaaaacatattctctaaattgttaaatgtacttatattcttaatcttgatataatgattatgatttgtatgtattaattattgttttgaaCTATTAAAATGTAAGATTTTGAAATAAATCAATAAGTCTGGTAGaatggatgataataatatatattggtgaaataattatttaattgatgcaATTCATGTCTCAATATAGAGATAGATAATATATCTTTTTAtgagaaacttataagttttcatTTGTATTCCTGACCAATTGATTTGTGAATCCGACACAAGAAATGAATTACGTATTGCTCTAAAGGAAATTAATCGTTGAATTAAAttcatttgatttaatttattgattagtattaCCTAAACATGGAGAGTTACACAAGTTTTTGAGGgggaattttgaaatataagtGGAAGAGGTAATACATTGCGAAGTtctagtggaatgatttgtaatttttttaaaaaattaattcaaatcaattatttcaaattattgcCTTAATAGAAAAGCTCAATAATTAATTCTGTGGTAAATACATTACCCTTTTTTCTATCACTAAGAACCCTATAAGTTTTTCCTTTCtagaagaaaaaagatttatactctcttctcttttttagATTTGGAAGAAATCTTTATAAGTAGAAATTTTTTAAACCTAGAAAGGAAATtagttttatataaaataattacctACGATATGTGGAAAAATTGTAGAACTGAAATCAAATTTGCTTTAAGATAGCCTATgcttttaaagataatttttcagttaattttcaacatattttatatgtaatacGTATTTGTGATTGTTGTCTATATTCATGTAAGATCTATGATTTTGAAACATCTTTATTGTATATGCTATTTTCTAACactatttttatacatataaaagataatttttactTTGTGATATATCTAGTTTCTGGTTAAGGGGCTAATTCCCTACTCCACGTACGCCTCCACCAATGCCTCGCCACCCTCtaccaaaaagtaaaaatatgagttgattgttaaaaaaatatttgatgtattctttgttatatgtgaagtttGAAAAAGAAACAAGTCACATTGATATATAGTGTACGTTACATTATCAGTGTCGAGGCATGAGTAATGGCTACTATGACTAAGGGCCCGTTtagatgggcttaataaaagtagctttaaaaaagtatttttaaaaatgctgaaacttatttttaaaataagcagttatgtgtttggataaaagtgctgaagttgttatgtcaaacgtgaaaagggaaaaatggaagaaagaaatgttagggttatatgggtaatttggagattgtataaaaatattaagcacaaaaagataaaaatgtggtcaagctaaaaaaaaaaagcacccctaccccaacttttaacttttcacttaaaataagttttttttaacttaaaataaactgttttgagtattgccaaacagctaaataagtcaaaaaccagcttttaagtcagtttgatcaGCTTtgaagctgagccaaacaggctctaaatgACTCATTATTAAACCTCTaaaatttcatctttatttCTGTTAAACAACTCAATGTTGTATGTATCCATCACAAATTTATTCTACAATAGTTACTAAGTGATCAAAACATTCAGTTGTATTACttagtttttgttttgttttggttTAAAATACTTGCCATGGTTTACTTTTTGAAAGtttaattatctttataaattttaactaaaatattaaGGATACTACATTCCCTCACCATATTGATACGAAAAGAAATACCACGTTATATATACttcataaaacttaaaatatctaaattataacttaatatatcaatcctttaaaaaaataattttgatttatgattaattaaaatatcaatcCCTTATTGCATCTTAGATAAAAGGTGCAAGTAACCTAGATCTATCTAAATATCACAATACccaaaattgatattttcttttttactttaatattCCTTCcctttcaaattaatttaattattaacatatttcacaccatttaaaaaagaaaaaagaggattgaaatataaattgaatataatttttttatttttatctttaataattattattaaatttataattaaaataactaaataataattaataactaattacaatactaactaattaaggataaaattgaaagaacattCTAAAAATAGTCTTGAAAATTGAACAATTatgttaatttgaaaatttgaacttatgcaagttatttctaataaatcgaacaaacaatataaaaaataatgtaagcATGACTAAAACAAATACtattaatacattttattttgtattaagcTTATACACTCTATCAAACAATCGcttaaatataaaatggaagaagtattattattatttttgtaaaaagagaaaaaaagaagatcaCATGGGAGCATGTGTGAATAATAATAAGGTCGTTGGTAAACGATGTTGTACGGTGGATATAGTACGGTTGCGACCCACAAAGTCACACGTtccattattattatgtttacttaatgtataaaataattgtattattttaataagtACATTACATATATGATTGGTAGGCacatcatcaaataaaaaagtCGTATATATGTGCACGTAAGTCAATAACGTATCTGACTTgtctaataaaaaattactacACTACTTCTTATACTCTTTCCATGGcctattttctttgttttgtttcttAGGTACAAAACTTTTACTCAATATTGCACTCATCCATGAACTTCTGTTTTATCACAATTATGCACTCAATTAATGGAAAAACcatccaatatatatatatataatagggAAAAAGGATACATATATCTCTGAATTATCGTAGATGATATGCAGATATCCTTCGTCATTcttttgggacattggtgtCTCTGTCGTTCATAAATTAGAGCATATGTGCCCTTCACTCTAACGAAGGGACAGGGGTACCAATGTCCCCAAAGTATGACAGCAGTGGCACAAATGTCCCAAAAATATGACGATAGAGACATCAATGTCTCAAAAATATGATGGTAGGGGGGCatcaatgtcccaaaagtatgacgaaGGATATTTGCATACCATTTACAATAGTTCGGGGTATATCTGTCCTTTTTccctatataatatataaaattgattaattccATCCATTGTTTTGTTACGACATCGATCAATTTATGTTTTTCTCGGTTAGTAAATCTTCTCGTATTCACCTGGAGCTTCGACATGAAAGacttgtcaaattttttttaaaaaaaaaaatcaaatttttcacTATGATTTAAGATTATGTAGACAttaacactttgtttggatcattgttacccattgtttcataatgtattgtattgtattgtactgtattgtatggtagatacaatgtttggctagactgtattgtttgttgttgtttaataacattttaattgtttggtttgatcaAATCGtactatattgtaatttataaatttaattaaatatcctAAATTATTTTAGAGTAGtatgtttgatttgatttaaataattaagataaagggtaaaatagtattttgaaatatcatCTTGGAAAAATACATTAAGTAACAAtgggaacacaccaaattggttgttcccTAAAACAGGGgttttcattgttacgtaacaacaaaatttaacaatacaatacaatatattttaaagaacaatcaaaataaacattaGGTATAGTAACGATACAATATAATGAATAACAATAATCCAAACATAGTGTAAAGTTCAATTAGGGATCAAGAGTTAAATAAAACTACTAAAGAGAGTAATATAAACCAAATGTTGAACAACATCAAAGTTGCTTAATTTAGAATCATTAGAGATAATTTTGACGTTAAATACCTCATTCATATATACGTTCAcatttaagtatatattttgGATATTCAACTGTGTTCTAATGTCAATTAATTCCGTTTACTATTCTTGTGGTTGTGTGATATACCacatcaatttaatttaatttttaatccgTGCTTTGTGTTTTCAGACCATATTAAAAAGTCGATGAATTCAGTTCCTCAAAGACCATTATATTCAAAACAAATCTTATAGTCAGCCCATATGATGTTGCTAGGAAGGAGGGATTTAATTTGctgtattttctttcaaataaaatacaattggCCCCATTGCTAGCTGTTATACCATCATTTTATGAGTCCAACTAttggggaaaaaaaagaaaaagagtgaaCTCTTCCTgactattataaaaaataaatactccattcgttcaaaaattaaataagtgatTAGCTTTTTTAGAGCGTTTCAAAATAAATAGTgtttttagaattttaaaaaggatatgattttattcttttgaaattatttttatttcaatacaaaaataaatataacgtATTTAAACTAAACAGTGAGACAGGAGACAAGAAACCATCTTGAAGGAGGTGAAGTCAAATGAAGACGTCTTTGAAGTTTGAACATATGAAATCAAATCCTTTTGTTCTTTTAAAAGTCATTTGGTTTCTTCAAAAAATCTCCAACATGAATGCACCGAGATCATGGAGGACATAAAGGATTTGACCCAAGCAAAGATAAATACTCATAATATATCGGGattataactttattatttattagagaCTTCTAAGATTTTTATAATTGACAACCAATTCTActctatatattataaaaatattgatcgtataaataaattttgattttcgtttaaaataataaatctaacTTCCGATTTGACGGAGATgatatgtattttttggatcTAAGAATTTTTACactatcaatttaatttaactcGAAATAACAGATCGTTGTTGATGCTAATTACCATAAGTTTGTTACCACAACTTGACTTTTGCTGAATTAACAGAAAATTTGACATGTTTTATTTGAATTCTCCTTAAATTGTATCTTTATCTAAATTGCTTATTGTTTTACttcttgtattatttttataagcTGGCAACCTCTCAAATAACATAAGATAATGGAGATTCAATGGCATGATAAATGATCAGAGAATCAAAAGGAAGTTACACTGAAGTTTCTACAAGGTTCAAAAGTTTCAAACCAATCCAAATGGAACAAACTTTTACGTGTCAAACTATTATAGCCTGATTTTATTGACTACTCAACAATGAATAAAAAAGTACGATTATTCTTTTCTTGAGTTCTTGGATCTTGCCAACCTTTTTGAACCTTaatttccttctctctctttttttttttttgattttttatcaaCTTACGAAAAAgcagaagagaaaaagaaaataaaaacatttacatcgaaataattaattcaatccGAAGATGATTTTAATTAAGCAATCACATAGTACATTGCATTCATTTTTGTTCGTATAACCAAAATCAgaataaaagaatgaaaataacGTTTTTTTTCTCCTATACTCTTTCCTCCACGGTaataatacaaagaaaaaagatatgaaCATGTAAATTCATTCCAATTTCATCCCCTAATGTCctaacaaattttttaaaaaaatgaatgaagaaaGACTACAATAGcaaattttacaaaacaaaataatattttatttaattagttccCTGGGAAACTActagtgttattattattgcttGAGGGACCGGACATGGGACTGTTGCCGTTGTTCGGATGAGAACCACCGATGATGGAGGAGATGGCAGCCGCAAGGGCGGCGGTGAAGTTAGGATCGGCGGTGATAGCAGCCGTGGCGGCGGAGAGTGTGTCATGAGAAATTGATGGGTGGTGATGATGAATGTTTTCCTGAGAAATTTGTAAACCCGAAAATTTCGATTGGTTATACAAAGGCTGCCCCAAAACGTGAGGCATTTGTGGTGCTGACATTGAAGCGGCGAAATTCGGGTGATTTAGCCCAGCTGGTAAAGGGAATTGGAATTGAGGATTTGCTTGGTTGATTCTTTGATGATAATTAGGCAATGCTGCGTTTGGATTTTGGGCTGTGAGGTCTAATGTGACAGTAGGAAATGGGGCTGAAGCTGAAATAGTTGCCATGTTTGATGAACATGGAAGCATTGCTCTTGCTAGGAAATTTGTATTCATTAGCCCATCAGCACTTGGCATGGAACCAGAGAGCAACATGTTTGCTGCTGCAGATGTTGTAGATGCCATAGCCATGGCTGCTGGTGGTAATGGGTGGTTGTGTGTACCTTCGTATGTTGTTATTAAGATCGACCTGTCCTCCGCACACCTTTGCACCTGAATAATTATGTCATGTAACtcgtaaatttttttatactgACCGTgtatatttaaaagttggatataTTTGAGTAGATGAGTACCTGTTTTCGGACTGGACAACCAACAGCCATAGTGCAACGATAATAAGCACGTGGACATGGATTGCCTTTTGCCATTTTCTGACCATATTTTCTCCACTGGCAACCATCACTAATCTGCGAATTTATATTacaaatgattaatttttaattttgatgctAAAATTGTTAAATAGTACTATTAATGATTGATATTTTAGGTAACGTACCATGGGAGCTTCTGATCGGGCACGAACGGAGACACGAGCTTTCCTCATGGTTGCTTCTGTTGACTGTTCAACAGGCTTTGATGATGAAGTCATCAATTTAGGGGCCTTGTTTGGAGCCCAACTCTCAGATTCTGGGCTTTCTTCGCGGTTAATTGCCTTATCCCTTGACACTAATTCCATGTTGTTCCGAGGTGATCCAGAGAGTGTTCTTTCTTCCGATGAAGAGCGAGAATGAGATGGTTCGTCCATTGGGTCAACTTTGGAACCACTAGGGCCTAGCTCCATGAATTGTCTTGGAACTATGGTCCCATTATTcgcttttttcttttcttcatcagAATTTGCGCCAACAACctaaggaaataaaaaaattgttaacgATATACATCGGATTTAGAGCTTAAATGAAAAAGTCATCGAATAACagattgataaaattaaattacatactCAATTATTCAGAATTACTAGTATTTTTTTCAGGTGTTTTTGATGAAGTACCTCATGGGGATGTGTATTTTCAGTTCTTGAATTAAGTTGTTGTTGCATGAGTGTAACAAGATGCATCTGAAGTGCAGAATAACTGTTGCTAACTTGAGTAAGCATCCCTTTTAAACGTTGATTTTCGGAATTCATCCGTTCAAGCTCAACTTGCAATTGTGCCAACTGCTATTTATACATTCAGATATAAGTCaattacaaaatcaaaatacatttaacaaaattatttttttttcttttttattttacaataaactatttaataaagtaaatagtCAAATTAATTACCTGAATTTTAGCTCGTTTCTCCTCAAGTACTTCCGATGAAACCCCATCATCTACCGTTGACTGATCACTTCCCGCGTTTGCAATCACAAGTTGCAAACCAGTCTACAAAATTGAATAACATACaattattatcaattgaaaatattcaCGTCATACGTCGAAATATAGAGACAGATCCAAAATTTAAACTCTACGTCGATAAACAACGAAACTTACATTTACAACACACTGATCATCAGTTCTGATAGAATTATCGGTCTGAGAATTTTCCTTCTTTACAATAGGCTTTTTATCGGCGAAAAAGTCGACTTCATTAACGATGCTACGTTTCTCATCGGAGGAGGAAAACATTTCAGCAGCGTTAAATTTAGGACTTAAATTAAAACCAAAAACAGGCTTGTTCTTGAAGAAACCAGCTCTATCagaattagaagaagaagtttCAAGGGTAAGACCCCATCCTTtgtccataaaaaaaataaaagttggaaGATCAAAAGGTAGAGATAGAAATATGATAAATTGAAGAGTCTAAGAAGTTTTTAGCAGATGCAATGGACGCTGCTATAAAAAGACTTTGAGATGAGTAGCTTCCGCGAAGGTTACGTAAACCAAGAAAACTACTAATTCTACccttttaaccttttttttaaaaaaaaaattaaaaatttatcctTCCAAAAATTGTCACTATTACTGTTTAGACACTcaaacattttatatttattattattatatactttaGTGCAACTTTTCGAAATTCTCCTACCATACATATAAATTACTTtaatcattattaaaaaaaagatctagttaaattttacaaaaaatttaggaaaataataaaatattttcaattgatcctaaattaaagttaattatatgtatgtcaaaatagtttaaaatatatcatgtgaaaattttaaattaaaatatttatgtgatCCTTTTTTAATCGGGGGAAAGTATATgtttattcaaatattatttgattatttttttttatattaatattaagaaatcataaataagaagattattttttaatttatctcttcaattttttttgaaaatttcacaaaCAATTGTGaatactaaaaattaatttcaagtgtaatatagaaattaattaaaatgttctTGATTTATTAAGATAATGAACTAATATTATAcggatgaattttttttcttatatacaaaaatatgagGAAAAAATGTgacatgaa harbors:
- the WRKY6 gene encoding WRKY transcription factor 6 isoform 2 (isoform 2 is encoded by transcript variant 2), giving the protein MDKGWGLTLETSSSNSDRAGFFKNKPVFGFNLSPKFNAAEMFSSSDEKRSIVNEVDFFADKKPIVKKENSQTDNSIRTDDQCVVNTGLQLVIANAGSDQSTVDDGVSSEVLEEKRAKIQLAQLQVELERMNSENQRLKGMLTQVSNSYSALQMHLVTLMQQQLNSRTENTHPHEVVGANSDEEKKKANNGTIVPRQFMELGPSGSKVDPMDEPSHSRSSSEERTLSGSPRNNMELVSRDKAINREESPESESWAPNKAPKLMTSSSKPVEQSTEATMRKARVSVRARSEAPMISDGCQWRKYGQKMAKGNPCPRAYYRCTMAVGCPVRKQVQRCAEDRSILITTYEGTHNHPLPPAAMAMASTTSAAANMLLSGSMPSADGLMNTNFLARAMLPCSSNMATISASAPFPTVTLDLTAQNPNAALPNYHQRINQANPQFQFPLPAGLNHPNFAASMSAPQMPHVLGQPLYNQSKFSGLQISQENIHHHHPSISHDTLSAATAAITADPNFTAALAAAISSIIGGSHPNNGNSPMSGPSSNNNNTSSFPGN
- the WRKY6 gene encoding WRKY transcription factor 6 isoform 1 (isoform 1 is encoded by transcript variant 1), which encodes MDKGWGLTLETSSSNSDRAGFFKNKPVFGFNLSPKFNAAEMFSSSDEKRSIVNEVDFFADKKPIVKKENSQTDNSIRTDDQCVVNTGLQLVIANAGSDQSTVDDGVSSEVLEEKRAKIQQLAQLQVELERMNSENQRLKGMLTQVSNSYSALQMHLVTLMQQQLNSRTENTHPHEVVGANSDEEKKKANNGTIVPRQFMELGPSGSKVDPMDEPSHSRSSSEERTLSGSPRNNMELVSRDKAINREESPESESWAPNKAPKLMTSSSKPVEQSTEATMRKARVSVRARSEAPMISDGCQWRKYGQKMAKGNPCPRAYYRCTMAVGCPVRKQVQRCAEDRSILITTYEGTHNHPLPPAAMAMASTTSAAANMLLSGSMPSADGLMNTNFLARAMLPCSSNMATISASAPFPTVTLDLTAQNPNAALPNYHQRINQANPQFQFPLPAGLNHPNFAASMSAPQMPHVLGQPLYNQSKFSGLQISQENIHHHHPSISHDTLSAATAAITADPNFTAALAAAISSIIGGSHPNNGNSPMSGPSSNNNNTSSFPGN